In Dermacentor variabilis isolate Ectoservices chromosome 11, ASM5094787v1, whole genome shotgun sequence, one genomic interval encodes:
- the LOC142563205 gene encoding pancreatic triacylglycerol lipase-like — protein MFEMVEAQMGGTPSVSSKCMRGLGCFENDDIFYHVIHRPINVLPDDRERISTRFLLFTKRNPNEPELLSADGMVGPVEDSFFNGSLKTKVIVHGFMDSQEVGKWMVIMKDEFLKHNDYNVIVVDWSRGNGPPYTKATANTRVVGAELALLISTLQNATDASPADFHIIGHSLGAQIAGYAGERIDKIGRITGLDPAGPYFFHMPPAVRLDPTDAAFVDVIHSDASLPFSIVANLGFGIDQLVGHVDFYPNNGNRQPGCRMQHINSLLLEGMLESVRRLAACDHQRSVDYFIATINRRLCLPVGVACR, from the exons ATGTTCGAGATGGTGGAGGCTCAGA TGGGCGGGACGCCCTCGGTGTCGAGCAAGTGCATGCGTGGCCTCGGGTGCTTCGAGAACGACGACATCTTCTACCACGTGATCCATCGACCCATCAACGTGCTGCCCGATGACCGTGAGCGCATCAGCACCCGGTTCCTGCTGTTCACCAAGCGCAACCCAAACGAACCGGAGCTGCTGAGTGCCGACGGCATGGTGGGGCCCGTTGAGGACTCCTTCTTCAACGGCTCGCTCAAGACCAAGGTCATCGTGCATGGTTTCATGGACTCGCAGGAGGTTGGCAAGTGGATGGTC ATCATGAAGGACGAGTTCCTGAAGCATAATGACTACAACGTGATCGTGGTCGACTGGAGCCGAGGCAACGGGCCCCCGTACACAAAGGCGACggccaacacgagagtggtgggGGCCGAGCTCGCGCTGCTCATATCAACCCTGCAG AATGCGACCGATGCGTCTCCAGCGGACTTCCACATCATCGGCCACAGCCTCGGTGCGCAGATAGCTGGGTACGCCGGCGAGCGCATCGACAAGATTGGAAGGATTACCG GACTGGACCCCGCCGGGCCGTACTTCTTCCACATGCCGCCCGCCGTGCGGCTAGATCCCACCGACGCAGCCTTTGTCGACGTTATCCACTCCGACGCAAGCCTGCCGTTCAGCATCGTCGCGAACCTCG GCTTCGGGATCGATCAGTTGGTCGgtcatgtggatttctacccgaACAACGGCAACCGGCAGCCAGGCTGTCGCATGCAGCACATCAACAGCCTGCTCCTGGAAGGCATGCTGGAGAGCGTTCGACGCCTCGCAGCCTGCGACCACCAGAGATCGGTGGACTACTTCATCGCCACCATCAACAGGAGGCTATGTCTGCCCGTCGGGGTGGCCTGCAGGTGA